A window from Patescibacteria group bacterium encodes these proteins:
- a CDS encoding glycosyltransferase family 2 protein, which translates to MPRLELSIIIVSWNVSKHLNICLNSIYKNSENIEFEIIVIDNNSKDNTLSLIKKKFPQVKLISNKKNFGFATAVNQGLAQSKGKYLLLLNPDTVLLPDTLKKSLTYMKKNHFTGVMGPKILNSDLSLQPSCRRFPTTLSQTLILLKIHHIFPKLRSLRKYLMQDFDYKESKEVDQVMGAYFLIRRSVLEKVGGFDENFYILFEEVDFCRRVKEVGLKVDFYPLVKIIHHGGESFKKVKSIRSQINFNRSLLYYFKKYHSSFSYYWLALLTPLSLFLALLTPFFAVFQRKN; encoded by the coding sequence ATGCCCCGACTAGAATTATCAATTATTATTGTATCTTGGAATGTCTCTAAACATTTAAATATTTGTTTAAACTCAATTTATAAAAATTCCGAGAACATAGAATTTGAAATTATTGTTATTGATAATAATTCAAAAGATAATACCCTATCTTTAATAAAAAAGAAATTTCCTCAAGTTAAGCTAATAAGTAATAAAAAAAATTTTGGCTTTGCCACAGCCGTTAACCAAGGCCTGGCTCAATCAAAAGGAAAATACCTTTTGCTGCTTAATCCAGATACTGTTCTTTTACCAGATACTCTGAAAAAAAGCCTTACTTATATGAAAAAAAATCACTTTACCGGTGTAATGGGACCTAAAATATTAAACTCAGATTTGAGTTTACAGCCTTCTTGTCGGCGTTTTCCCACCACTCTGTCGCAAACTTTAATACTTTTAAAAATCCATCATATTTTCCCTAAACTTAGATCTTTAAGAAAATATCTGATGCAAGATTTTGATTATAAAGAAAGTAAAGAAGTTGATCAGGTTATGGGAGCCTATTTTTTAATTAGGCGCTCTGTTCTTGAGAAAGTCGGTGGCTTTGATGAAAATTTTTATATTCTTTTTGAAGAGGTCGATTTTTGTCGCCGCGTTAAAGAAGTAGGATTAAAAGTTGATTTTTACCCTTTGGTTAAAATTATACACCATGGGGGAGAGAGTTTTAAAAAAGTTAAATCAATTCGCTCACAAATAAATTTTAACCGCAGCCTTCTTTATTATTTTAAAAAATATCACTCCTCCTTTTCCTATTATTGGTTGGCTTTACTTACACCTTTAAGTCTATTTTTAGCCTTATTAACCCCTTTTTTTGCCGTATTTCAAAGAAAAAATTAG